GTCTGACCCGGTACGGCGTGGTGCGGGAGGCGCTGGGGCGTGGCGACCTGGTCGCGGAGCAGGCGTCGGTGATCGTCAACGCGCTGGACGTCCTGCCCGACGACCTGGACACCTCGGTGCTGGAGCAGGCCGCGAAGGCGCTGGTCGCCTACGGCGAGGTCCACGACGCCAAGGCGTTGAGGATCCTGGGGCGTCGGATCCTCGAGGTCGTCGCCCCGGAGGTCGCCGAGGCGTGGGAGGCCGAGCAGCTCGCCAAGGCCGAGCGTGAGGCGGAGAAGGCGGCGGTGTTCCGGATCCGTCAGGACGGCGAGGGCCGCTGCAAGGGGTCCTTCACGGTGCCGCTGCTGGTGGGGCAGATGCTGGAGCGGGCGCTGCTGGCGTTCGCCGCACCCAAGCACCAGATCGCTACGCGCACCGGACAAGACGGCCAGGACGACGCACCCCTGCCCGTACGTCGGCCCACCGCACAGCGTCTGGGTGCGGCGTTCGTGGAGCTCATCGAGCGCCTCGACCCGACGACTCTGCCCCGTGCGGGCGGGGTGAACGCCACCGTGGTGGTCACCATGACCGCAGCCTCGCTGATGGGCGGACTCGCTGCCGCGACCCTCGACACCGGCGCCCGGGTCTCCGCCGCGACCGCACGGCGGCTGGCGTGCGAGTCCGGGATCGTCCCGGTCGTGCTGGGCGGGAAGAGCCAGCCCCTCGACGTCGGCCGGACCAAGCGGTTCTTCACCTACGCCCAGCGGCTCGCCCTTGCGGTGCGGGATCGGGGCTGCACCGCCGAGGGCTGCGACGCCCCGCCGGCGATGTGCCACGCCCACCACGACGACCCCTGGTCCTGCCACGGCCACACCGACCTCGCCCGGGGCCGGCTGCTCTGCCCGTTCCACCACCGCCGCATCCACGACCCGGAGTACGAGGTCGATGTCGGCGCCGACAACCAGGTGCGGTTCCACCGGCGGACGTAGGAGAGCTCTGCTCGGTTCTCACGGGGTCTCGACGGGCGGTCGGCGCCGGGGCGCCTCCCTGCTCGACAGTGACGATACGAATGGAGTGCCTGGTGGCAGGTCGTCCTGACTCGCTGCTCGACTGACCATGGTGTCCATCGCTGGATCTGTCGGTCGGTCTGCTGCCGGGTGCTGCACCCAGCCAGGCGGGGGCCTCGTGACTTCATAGGAGCTTGTGCCCAGCCGTCACTGATCACTGTCCTGTCCGCTGCCCTCGCCTGGCTGGCGCCACCGCCACCACAAGAGGAGACGGCATGACCACCATGACATCTGCACCACCCGTATCGCACTGCACCCACGAGGAGACCAGCGCTGCCTTCGGTGATCCGCCGTCGCCACGGGTCGGGGTGATCGGCGGAGTCGACACCCACCGCGATCAGCACGTCGCTGCCGCCCTCGACTCACTGGGACGCCTGCTAGGCATCGAATACTTCGACGCTGACACATCCGGCCATCGGGCCCTGCTGGCCTGGCTGGAATCGTTCGGACCGGTGCTGATGATCGGCATCGAGGGCACCGGCGCCTACGGCCTAGGACTCGCACGCCACCTGGCCACAGCCACCACCGCCGACCTGATCGAGGTCGATCGACCAGATCGACGCACGCGCCGGCTCAAGGGCAAGTCCGACCCCGTCGACGCCGAAGCCGCCGCCCGCGCGGCGTGGTCGGGAGCGCACACCGGCACTCCCAAGGCCCGCGACGGACGCATCGAAGCGCTGCGCAACCTGCGTGTCGCTCGACGCTCAGCAGTCCAGCAACGCGCCGACGTCGTGCGCCAGATCAAAGCACTGATCGTGACCGCCGAGGACGACCTACGCCACCGCCTGCGTCACCTAGACACCCCCACATTGGTGCGCACCTGCGCCGCACTGCGACCCGACCCCGCGCACATCGCAGAGCCCCTGCACGCCACCAAGGCCGCCCTGCGCAGCCTCGCCCGCCGTCACCGCCACCTCAGCGAGGAGATCACCGACCTCGAGGCGCTGATCCACCCCCTGGTCGAACAGATCAACCCCGCCCTGATGGCCATCAACGGCATCGGACACGACTGCGCCGGACAGCTCCTGGTCACCGCCGGCGCCAACCCCGAACGCATCCACACCGAAGCAGCCTTCGCGATGCTCGTCGGCACCGCGCCGGTCCCGGCCTCCTCAGGCCAAACCCACCGCACGAGGCTCAACCGCGGCGGCGACCGTCAGGCCAACGCTGCCATCCACCGCGTCCTGCTCTCACGAATGCGCTGGCACAAACCCACCAAGACCTACCTCGCCCGCCGCGTCAACCAACGCGACCTCTCCAAACGCGAAGCAGCCCGCATCCTCAAGCGCTACATCACCCGCGAGATCTACCCCGCCCTGATCAACCCCCACCACGGACTTGACCATCCATAGGAGCATCCAACGGTGGGGTGCTCCTCCCTGCTCAACCCACGGGGGCGGCCCTGGGACAATCGGCATGCCGCCTGAACCCCCGCTGCGAAGGACCGCCTCATGAGCTACCCCCTCCCGCTCCGACGAGGACGGCTGGTCGCCGCCACCGCAGTCCTCGCCTGCGCACTGGTGCTCGCCGGGTGTGCCGGCTCGGACCCGCAGCCGCCGTCGTCCGCCGCCCAGTCGGACGCGGCCGGCGACCTGTTGTCCACCCACGACCTCGCCGGCCTCGACACCGCTGAGGTCATCGAGCGGCTCGACACGCTGCCGCTGGCCGAGCGCCCGACCGACCTGCTCGCCTCCGTGCAGCCGGACGCCGTCGTGCTCACCGACGACCAGGACCGCGAGACCTGGCTGCCGATGCCGACCGACGAGGTCTACATCTCGGTCGCGCCCTACCGCGAGCAGACCCATGAGTGCCACTTCCACAGCCTCACCACCTGCGTCGGCGAGCTCGGCAACGAGACGGTGCAGGTCGTGCTCACCGACGCCGACGGCGACGTGCTGATCGACGAGACCCGCGAGACCTACGACAACGGCTTCGTCGGGCTGTGGGTGCCGCGCGACCTCGAGGGGACCCTGACCATCGAGCACGACGGGCGCACCGGCACGGTGCCGGTCGCGACCATGGACGCCGACGACCCGACCTGCCTCACCGGGCTGCGCCTCACCTGAGCGTCGTACGCCGCCGCGTCACCACCGTCGCGTCACCACCGGCGGGACCCCTGACGAATCCCGGGCGAGCGTGGCGGCAGTGCGCCGATGTCGGCGGCCGCGATCTGGGCGCGCTCCAGCTGGGCCTGGA
This Nocardioides dokdonensis FR1436 DNA region includes the following protein-coding sequences:
- a CDS encoding HNH endonuclease signature motif containing protein, translated to MATTALHPIGDAVARVHSVLDDVAETPAWSMGQADAAEVLVQIARAEARLVELRSRALVQAEAVAVQDRNASPSLAVWHAYVTRSTKRESFREVHLATGLTRYGVVREALGRGDLVAEQASVIVNALDVLPDDLDTSVLEQAAKALVAYGEVHDAKALRILGRRILEVVAPEVAEAWEAEQLAKAEREAEKAAVFRIRQDGEGRCKGSFTVPLLVGQMLERALLAFAAPKHQIATRTGQDGQDDAPLPVRRPTAQRLGAAFVELIERLDPTTLPRAGGVNATVVVTMTAASLMGGLAAATLDTGARVSAATARRLACESGIVPVVLGGKSQPLDVGRTKRFFTYAQRLALAVRDRGCTAEGCDAPPAMCHAHHDDPWSCHGHTDLARGRLLCPFHHRRIHDPEYEVDVGADNQVRFHRRT
- a CDS encoding IS110 family transposase, whose product is MTTMTSAPPVSHCTHEETSAAFGDPPSPRVGVIGGVDTHRDQHVAAALDSLGRLLGIEYFDADTSGHRALLAWLESFGPVLMIGIEGTGAYGLGLARHLATATTADLIEVDRPDRRTRRLKGKSDPVDAEAAARAAWSGAHTGTPKARDGRIEALRNLRVARRSAVQQRADVVRQIKALIVTAEDDLRHRLRHLDTPTLVRTCAALRPDPAHIAEPLHATKAALRSLARRHRHLSEEITDLEALIHPLVEQINPALMAINGIGHDCAGQLLVTAGANPERIHTEAAFAMLVGTAPVPASSGQTHRTRLNRGGDRQANAAIHRVLLSRMRWHKPTKTYLARRVNQRDLSKREAARILKRYITREIYPALINPHHGLDHP
- a CDS encoding CueP family metal-binding protein — protein: MSYPLPLRRGRLVAATAVLACALVLAGCAGSDPQPPSSAAQSDAAGDLLSTHDLAGLDTAEVIERLDTLPLAERPTDLLASVQPDAVVLTDDQDRETWLPMPTDEVYISVAPYREQTHECHFHSLTTCVGELGNETVQVVLTDADGDVLIDETRETYDNGFVGLWVPRDLEGTLTIEHDGRTGTVPVATMDADDPTCLTGLRLT